A window from Corynebacterium urogenitale encodes these proteins:
- the hpf gene encoding ribosome hibernation-promoting factor, HPF/YfiA family — protein sequence MSSVNNTSPVAGQEDLGTPEAEVQITGRNVEVPEHFAERVNGKLAKIERLDPTLTFFHVELQHEPNPRRSDESDRIQITATGKGHIARAEAKEDSFYAALEVAIGRMERSLRKVKARRKIARSGHRTPMSVGEATAALVEDAQPKAQEEAPAGKYDVDPYEDQFRPGQVVRTKEHEATPMSVDEALSEMELVGHDFYLFINKETNQPSVVYRRHAFDYGLISLKNQS from the coding sequence ATGTCGAGTGTCAACAACACGTCGCCAGTCGCGGGCCAGGAAGACCTGGGAACCCCGGAGGCAGAGGTCCAGATCACCGGTCGCAACGTGGAGGTGCCTGAGCACTTCGCTGAGCGCGTGAACGGCAAGCTCGCCAAGATCGAGCGCCTGGATCCAACCCTCACCTTCTTCCACGTTGAGCTGCAGCATGAGCCAAACCCACGCCGCTCCGATGAGTCCGATCGCATCCAGATCACGGCTACCGGCAAGGGACACATCGCCCGTGCGGAGGCAAAGGAGGATTCCTTCTACGCCGCACTCGAGGTGGCGATTGGCCGCATGGAGCGCTCCCTGCGCAAAGTGAAGGCTCGCCGCAAGATTGCCCGCTCCGGTCACCGCACCCCAATGTCTGTCGGTGAGGCAACGGCTGCCCTCGTAGAGGATGCTCAGCCAAAGGCACAGGAAGAGGCACCGGCGGGTAAATACGACGTGGATCCGTACGAAGACCAGTTCCGCCCAGGACAGGTTGTTCGTACAAAGGAGCACGAGGCCACCCCGATGAGCGTCGATGAGGCGCTGAGCGAGATGGAGCTCGTGGGCCACGATTTCTACCTCTTCATCAACAAGGAGACCAACCAGCCATCTGTGGTGTACCGTCGCCACGCCTTTGACTACGGTCTGATTTCCTTGAAGAACCAGAGCTAG
- a CDS encoding ComF family protein, translated as MVSRETGVLAAGSAVGPQLCQDCGWELQGSWTRVSPPVSVVPVYAAGSYGGVHRALILAMKEHLRPAALKIGARVVESGMLQLAAAGVVGDPRWTTVVLLPAPSRRKAARARGGDLVSRLCALVAHRWQRVHAIDVAYLEDSARDSVGLGRAERRANIAAHIHLEHRALQRVRELRDATVVVIDDVCTTGATSAQFTLALRAAGIAPSAVLVLGAA; from the coding sequence ATGGTTAGCCGAGAGACGGGTGTGCTGGCTGCGGGATCGGCAGTCGGCCCACAGTTGTGCCAAGACTGTGGCTGGGAGCTGCAGGGGTCATGGACACGCGTGAGCCCGCCGGTGAGTGTGGTGCCGGTCTACGCTGCAGGCTCCTACGGCGGGGTGCACCGAGCGCTGATCCTTGCCATGAAGGAGCACTTGCGGCCAGCTGCGCTGAAAATTGGCGCGCGCGTGGTGGAGTCGGGGATGCTTCAGTTGGCGGCTGCTGGAGTGGTGGGCGATCCACGATGGACAACAGTGGTGTTGCTACCAGCACCCTCGCGCAGGAAAGCCGCTCGCGCTCGTGGAGGTGATCTGGTCAGTCGGTTGTGCGCGCTTGTGGCGCACCGGTGGCAGCGGGTGCACGCTATCGACGTGGCGTACTTGGAGGACAGTGCGCGGGACTCCGTGGGCCTGGGGCGGGCGGAGCGCCGAGCCAACATCGCTGCACACATTCATTTGGAGCACAGGGCCTTGCAGCGCGTGAGGGAACTCCGGGATGCGACGGTCGTGGTGATCGACGATGTATGCACCACTGGAGCGACGTCTGCGCAGTTCACACTGGCTCTTCGAGCAGCGGGCATAGCTCCTTCCGCGGTGCTAGTTCTGGGTGCTGCATGA
- the lpqB gene encoding MtrAB system accessory lipoprotein LpqB produces the protein MAKTGRATVGSLACIGLLASCTTLPGSGSPEVISSYASEPTLEEVVQPTPGNPSDLMLRDFFSASAHPLVNHEAARRFLTDEAAGSWKQGDNIYVLDRMDISSEGSASADMITYTVRGNLIGSLTTGGSYQPMFTGYETTYDMVRQEGEWRIDDLPDAVVVDRNDFTSVYQPRAIYFFDPQGRQLVADRRWVYTRQQSLSASLISLLVTGPKERLAPGVRSFLPEGATAQTRSLDNRGVSIEFTGLTRLDGQERNLLAAQVVWTLASSDVRGPYRIMADGAPLSDEVGEEWQVNNVSSFDPQADVATPLRAVLDGEIVEIGESSADPLGGWINSQYNESVAVSPQGSIFAVVSGRGNEERRLLLGPENEQPQNALEAESLTRPTWGSDADTLYTVVDGRQIMQLTRRELGAVEKTELDMDVLRDVAPRESDRISVFRLARDGVRAVILINGRVYVAVMERDDAGGRRLGPLTPVGQQLGDTAISADWQPDGSILVGTRSADAPLWTIASDGSTSTQIPARNLTAPVVAVAATSSVIYATDARALMQLDNMESERRFWREVPELQGQRAVAVLAN, from the coding sequence ATGGCCAAGACTGGGCGTGCAACGGTGGGCTCCCTGGCCTGCATCGGCCTGCTCGCCTCATGCACAACGCTCCCCGGCAGCGGTTCGCCGGAGGTCATCAGCTCCTACGCTTCGGAACCGACGCTAGAGGAGGTTGTCCAACCGACCCCGGGCAACCCCTCCGACCTCATGCTGCGCGATTTTTTCTCGGCTAGCGCCCACCCCCTCGTCAATCATGAGGCCGCCCGCCGTTTCCTCACAGATGAAGCCGCTGGGAGCTGGAAACAAGGTGACAATATCTACGTTCTCGACAGGATGGATATTTCCTCCGAAGGTTCCGCATCTGCCGACATGATCACCTACACGGTGCGTGGAAATCTCATCGGTAGCCTCACCACCGGTGGTAGCTACCAACCCATGTTCACCGGCTATGAAACGACGTACGACATGGTGCGGCAGGAAGGGGAGTGGCGGATCGACGATCTGCCAGACGCTGTCGTGGTCGATCGCAACGATTTCACGAGCGTCTACCAGCCGCGGGCGATCTATTTCTTCGATCCACAGGGACGGCAACTCGTTGCCGATCGACGCTGGGTGTACACCCGTCAACAGTCCCTCAGCGCGTCGCTTATTTCCTTACTCGTGACGGGTCCAAAGGAGCGCCTCGCGCCCGGAGTGCGCTCTTTCCTTCCGGAAGGTGCGACGGCCCAGACGCGCTCCCTGGACAACCGGGGTGTCAGCATCGAATTTACGGGGTTGACCAGGCTCGACGGGCAGGAGCGTAATTTGCTCGCCGCGCAGGTGGTGTGGACCCTCGCCAGCTCTGATGTACGTGGGCCTTACCGGATCATGGCGGACGGGGCACCGCTATCTGATGAGGTGGGTGAGGAATGGCAGGTCAATAACGTCTCCAGCTTTGACCCCCAGGCTGACGTCGCCACGCCACTGCGTGCGGTACTCGATGGAGAGATCGTGGAAATTGGGGAGTCTTCTGCCGACCCGCTTGGCGGCTGGATCAATTCTCAGTACAACGAGTCCGTGGCGGTGAGCCCACAAGGCTCCATCTTTGCTGTGGTTAGCGGTCGCGGTAATGAGGAACGTAGATTGCTGCTCGGGCCTGAGAATGAGCAGCCACAGAACGCTCTTGAGGCGGAGAGCCTCACCCGCCCCACGTGGGGTTCGGATGCGGACACGCTGTACACGGTGGTGGATGGTCGCCAGATTATGCAGCTCACCCGTCGAGAGCTCGGTGCGGTAGAGAAGACGGAACTTGATATGGACGTACTGAGGGACGTCGCTCCCCGGGAGAGTGACCGGATTAGTGTCTTCCGGCTGGCACGCGATGGCGTTCGCGCTGTGATTCTGATCAACGGGCGAGTGTATGTCGCGGTGATGGAGAGGGACGACGCCGGGGGTCGCCGACTAGGGCCACTGACCCCCGTGGGGCAGCAATTGGGCGACACCGCGATCAGTGCAGACTGGCAACCTGATGGCTCCATCCTTGTGGGCACGCGCTCAGCTGATGCTCCTCTGTGGACGATTGCTTCCGATGGTTCGACGTCAACACAAATACCGGCTAGGAACCTGACTGCGCCGGTGGTGGCAGTGGCGGCCACTTCCTCGGTGATTTATGCGACAGATGCGCGCGCACTGATGCAATTGGACAACATGGAATCCGAGCGTCGTTTCTGGCGTGAGGTGCCGGAGCTTCAGGGACAGCGTGCGGTAGCTGTACTAGCGAACTAG
- the mtrB gene encoding MtrAB system histidine kinase MtrB, whose protein sequence is MWDLLMLRWRTSIQLRVIGSVFLSSALVILILGFVLISFVGQQLLNQKYSSATEEMDRARAVVEEQIDSTDASNPTSVRLTSARAALSERQGGMEQSSVEVYEPVLIARGVNDHETIVPDTANIPSELRNFVQQGQVTYQYVTMDSTSGTYKALIIGSPVSSDVSGLELYLIMPLDSEESTLALMRGLLSAGGIVLLVLLVVIAWVFSQQLTVPIRTASRIAERFAAGHLRERMVVDGQDEVARLATSFNGMAEKLSTQIQNLEEFGSLQRQFTSDVSHELRTPLTTVRMAADLIHDNAENLDPITARASALMNKELDRFETLLGDLLEISRHDAGVANLSRERVDVRGVVRSTLAQVRAIAEDVGTSFNVHLPEEPVLVEIDSRRVERVLRNLMANSVDHSEGKPIDIDMAVGKESLAITVVDHGVGLKPGEAEMVFQRFWRSDPSRERRTGGTGLGLAIAKEDAQLHGGRLEATGELGVGSCFRLTLPLVSGTQVRQSPLPLKVTELQEQTDPEVSGNAAGRAGRGVEENKNKDNENRPAEDGEEDQT, encoded by the coding sequence ATGTGGGATCTGCTCATGTTGCGCTGGCGGACATCCATCCAGCTGCGCGTTATCGGCTCCGTCTTTCTTTCCTCCGCGCTTGTCATTCTGATCCTGGGCTTCGTTCTGATCAGCTTCGTGGGACAGCAACTGCTCAACCAGAAGTACTCCTCCGCAACGGAAGAAATGGATCGCGCTCGCGCCGTGGTGGAAGAACAAATTGATTCCACCGACGCTTCCAATCCCACCTCGGTACGTCTCACATCGGCGCGCGCGGCGTTGTCCGAGCGGCAAGGCGGGATGGAACAATCCAGCGTTGAGGTCTACGAACCCGTGCTTATTGCTCGCGGAGTCAACGACCATGAAACAATCGTCCCCGATACCGCCAACATCCCCTCGGAACTGCGGAACTTCGTGCAGCAGGGACAGGTCACCTACCAGTACGTGACCATGGATAGCACCTCCGGGACCTATAAGGCGTTGATTATCGGCTCACCGGTTTCTTCAGATGTTTCGGGCCTAGAGCTTTACCTCATCATGCCTCTGGACTCCGAGGAATCCACCTTGGCGCTCATGCGAGGTCTGCTGTCGGCCGGTGGCATCGTTCTCCTCGTGCTCCTGGTGGTTATCGCTTGGGTGTTCTCCCAACAACTGACTGTTCCGATTCGTACGGCATCCCGCATCGCAGAACGATTCGCCGCGGGGCACCTTCGGGAGCGCATGGTTGTGGACGGCCAAGACGAGGTGGCTCGTCTGGCTACCTCCTTCAACGGCATGGCGGAAAAGCTCTCCACGCAAATCCAGAATTTGGAGGAGTTCGGCAGCCTGCAGCGACAATTCACCTCCGACGTCTCCCACGAATTGCGCACACCACTGACCACGGTGCGTATGGCGGCCGACCTCATCCACGATAATGCGGAGAACTTGGACCCCATCACTGCCCGTGCCTCTGCACTGATGAACAAGGAACTCGATCGATTTGAAACCTTGCTCGGCGACCTGTTGGAGATTTCCCGCCACGACGCCGGTGTGGCTAACCTCTCCCGCGAGCGCGTCGATGTTCGTGGCGTGGTGCGGTCCACACTGGCACAAGTGAGGGCCATCGCTGAAGATGTGGGCACGAGCTTCAATGTTCATTTGCCGGAAGAACCCGTCCTCGTTGAGATCGATTCCCGCCGTGTGGAGCGCGTGCTGCGTAACCTCATGGCGAACTCCGTTGACCACTCCGAGGGCAAGCCGATTGACATCGACATGGCAGTGGGTAAGGAATCCCTGGCAATTACCGTCGTCGATCACGGCGTAGGCCTGAAACCAGGTGAAGCAGAAATGGTATTCCAGCGCTTCTGGCGCTCTGATCCATCCCGCGAACGCCGTACGGGCGGTACTGGTCTGGGATTGGCGATTGCCAAGGAGGACGCACAGCTGCACGGTGGTCGTTTGGAAGCTACTGGCGAGCTCGGGGTGGGCTCGTGCTTCCGCCTCACCCTGCCATTGGTGTCCGGTACCCAGGTGCGCCAATCGCCACTTCCTTTGAAGGTCACTGAGCTTCAAGAGCAGACAGACCCGGAGGTTTCCGGGAATGCTGCAGGACGCGCGGGACGTGGCGTCGAAGAAAACAAAAACAAAGACAACGAGAATCGCCCGGCTGAGGACGGCGAGGAGGACCAGACATGA